A stretch of Desulfovibrio sp. TomC DNA encodes these proteins:
- a CDS encoding Mor transcription activator family protein encodes MREAELEATLAQSLGEEAARAALDALIAAWGGCRLDIPNGTSSRKRRRDAEIRRRHRDGVDLFALRDLYGLSDRHLRRILYTTH; translated from the coding sequence ATGCGTGAAGCCGAGTTGGAGGCCACATTGGCGCAGAGCCTGGGAGAAGAAGCCGCCCGGGCTGCTCTGGACGCCCTGATCGCCGCCTGGGGCGGCTGCCGGCTGGATATTCCAAACGGGACATCGTCCCGCAAACGCCGGCGCGATGCCGAGATCCGGCGACGCCACCGCGACGGCGTGGACCTGTTCGCCCTGCGCGACCTGTACGGGTTGTCCGACCGCCATTTGCGGCGCATCCTGTAC